A single genomic interval of Streptomyces graminofaciens harbors:
- a CDS encoding ADP-ribosylglycohydrolase family protein, which yields MPSIACIPSTPAPGDAADLRERARGAMLGLAVGDALGAPAENMKPSEIRARWGRITGYVAEHPSGTDDTEYAIFSGLLLARHGSALTVAHVETAWHQWIADLDEGPFRGAGFSERGTLENLRRGLAAPISAQHRHAWSDGLAMRAAPFGVFASGRPAEAARLVAVDGSVSHDGEGIYGGQAVAAGVAAAMAGAPTIAVVASALAVVPDDSWTARSLRRAVAVAHRGERAVRSAVVVGGYPWTDLAPEAVALAFGAYAAADGDFTESVLTAVNMGRDADTTAAVAGALAGATRGASSIPPEWTAAIGPARGSCLPSMAGHHVLDVAELLTPDESGKWVTGPPTGDRAGRDPAAYALTVNEEEEVRP from the coding sequence ATGCCTTCCATCGCCTGCATTCCCTCGACCCCGGCGCCGGGGGACGCCGCCGATCTCCGCGAGCGGGCACGCGGGGCCATGCTCGGGCTCGCCGTCGGGGACGCGCTGGGGGCGCCCGCGGAGAACATGAAACCGTCCGAGATCCGGGCGCGCTGGGGGCGCATCACCGGGTACGTGGCCGAGCACCCGTCGGGCACGGACGACACCGAGTACGCCATCTTCTCGGGGCTGCTGCTGGCCCGGCACGGCTCGGCGCTCACGGTCGCGCATGTGGAGACGGCCTGGCACCAGTGGATCGCGGACCTCGACGAGGGCCCGTTCCGAGGGGCGGGCTTCAGCGAGCGCGGCACGCTGGAGAACCTGCGCCGGGGTCTCGCCGCTCCCATCTCCGCCCAGCACCGCCACGCCTGGAGCGACGGCCTGGCCATGCGCGCGGCCCCCTTCGGCGTCTTCGCGTCCGGCCGCCCGGCGGAGGCGGCACGGCTGGTCGCCGTCGACGGCTCGGTGAGCCACGACGGCGAGGGCATCTACGGCGGCCAGGCGGTCGCCGCGGGCGTGGCGGCGGCCATGGCGGGCGCGCCGACGATCGCGGTGGTGGCCTCCGCCCTCGCCGTCGTCCCCGACGACTCCTGGACGGCCCGCTCCCTGCGCCGCGCGGTGGCCGTCGCCCACCGGGGCGAACGCGCGGTCCGTTCCGCGGTCGTCGTCGGCGGCTACCCCTGGACCGACCTGGCCCCCGAGGCCGTCGCCCTCGCCTTCGGCGCGTACGCGGCGGCCGACGGCGACTTCACCGAGTCGGTCCTCACGGCGGTGAACATGGGCCGCGACGCCGACACGACCGCCGCCGTCGCGGGCGCCCTGGCCGGCGCGACCCGGGGCGCATCGTCCATCCCGCCCGAGTGGACCGCCGCGATCGGCCCGGCGCGAGGCAGCTGCCTGCCCTCCATGGCGGGCCATCACGTCCTGGACGTCGCCGAGTTGCTCACCCCCGACGAGTCCGGCAAGTGGGTCACGGGCCCGCCGACCGGCGACCGGGCAGGCCGGGATCCGGCCGCGTACGCACTGACCGTGAACGAAGAGGAGGAGGTACGGCCGTGA
- a CDS encoding VIT1/CCC1 transporter family protein produces the protein MALIDTEAPLHEAHRDNHTHRDVNGGWLRPAVFGAMDGLVSNLALMTGVAGGAVGRQGIVIAGLAGLAAGAFSMAAGEYTSVASQRELVEAELDVERRELRKHPKDEEKELAALYVSRGVEPKLAREVARQLSHDPEQALEIHAREELGIDPGDLPSPAVAAVSSFGAFALGALLPVLPYLLGAGALWPALLVALVGLFLCGALVARVTARTWWFSGLRQLALGGAAAGVTYALGTLFGAAV, from the coding sequence ATGGCACTCATCGACACCGAAGCCCCACTGCACGAGGCGCACCGCGACAACCACACCCACCGTGATGTGAACGGTGGTTGGCTGCGGCCCGCCGTCTTCGGAGCGATGGACGGGCTCGTGTCCAACCTGGCGCTGATGACCGGTGTCGCGGGCGGGGCGGTCGGACGGCAGGGGATCGTCATCGCCGGGCTCGCGGGCCTCGCCGCCGGGGCCTTCTCCATGGCGGCCGGCGAATACACCTCCGTGGCCTCGCAGCGCGAACTCGTGGAGGCCGAACTCGACGTCGAACGACGGGAGTTGCGTAAGCACCCGAAGGACGAGGAGAAGGAACTGGCCGCGCTCTACGTGTCCCGCGGCGTCGAGCCGAAGCTCGCCCGTGAGGTCGCGCGGCAGCTCTCCCACGATCCCGAGCAGGCCCTGGAGATCCATGCCCGCGAGGAGCTGGGCATCGATCCCGGCGACCTGCCCTCGCCGGCCGTCGCCGCCGTCTCCTCCTTCGGCGCGTTCGCGCTCGGCGCGCTGCTGCCCGTGCTGCCGTATCTCCTCGGCGCGGGCGCGCTGTGGCCCGCCCTGCTGGTGGCGCTCGTCGGGCTGTTCCTGTGCGGCGCGCTCGTGGCCCGGGTGACGGCGCGCACCTGGTGGTTCAGCGGGCTGCGACAGCTCGCCCTCGGAGGTGCGGCGGCGGGTGTGACGTACGCCCTGGGCACGTTGTTCGGTGCGGCCGTATGA
- a CDS encoding ADP-ribosylglycohydrolase family protein, with translation MNPALTGELSEYESGGPAPLEIPAAEGLLPRGEDAKTPHPRRIEGLLLGLAAGDAAGWPAGRHRAARMPEWTRRLTRELDTFAEQNATTTLPVPIALNQPPEPLRLGPSDDAEWAAFAAEAVLRAGDAAALGDLSLERRTRASIDLSWNAVASEIAAAAERAPEVESAVLPLRARISVRAGLGNLATGLRPPATGHDNPHYFDDAACVRACVLAIAHPGDPRLAAELAEFDARYTQDGDGVHGARAMAAALALALAGADVDDCAAAALAELPEETEIGRNARHALDLAQRHRKEGTFALIPLLEHQIVDHVYSYGIAAAETVPVALALATAARGRIAEAVPAAACLSRVADSAPALAGALTGALGGGAAIPDTWREACRTLSGCALPRLTGTDLVHLAELLAATELATPDG, from the coding sequence GTGAATCCGGCGCTGACGGGCGAGCTGTCCGAGTACGAGTCGGGCGGACCCGCGCCCCTGGAAATCCCGGCGGCCGAAGGGCTGTTGCCCAGAGGCGAGGATGCGAAGACCCCTCACCCCCGCCGTATCGAGGGCCTCCTCCTCGGGCTCGCGGCGGGCGACGCCGCCGGGTGGCCGGCCGGCCGGCACCGGGCCGCACGCATGCCGGAGTGGACCCGGCGCCTCACCCGCGAACTCGACACCTTCGCCGAGCAGAACGCGACCACGACACTCCCCGTGCCGATCGCCCTCAACCAGCCGCCCGAGCCTCTGCGGCTCGGCCCGTCCGACGACGCGGAGTGGGCGGCGTTCGCGGCGGAGGCCGTACTGCGCGCCGGGGACGCGGCGGCGCTCGGCGACCTGAGCCTGGAGCGCCGCACCCGCGCCTCGATCGACCTCTCCTGGAACGCCGTGGCCAGCGAGATCGCGGCGGCCGCCGAACGCGCCCCCGAGGTCGAGTCCGCCGTACTGCCGCTGCGCGCCCGGATCTCCGTACGCGCCGGACTCGGCAACCTCGCCACCGGGCTGCGCCCGCCCGCCACCGGCCACGACAACCCGCACTACTTCGACGACGCGGCCTGCGTACGGGCCTGTGTGCTGGCCATCGCCCACCCCGGCGACCCGCGACTGGCCGCCGAGCTGGCCGAGTTCGACGCCCGCTACACCCAGGACGGCGACGGTGTGCACGGCGCCCGCGCGATGGCGGCGGCCCTCGCGCTCGCCCTCGCGGGCGCGGACGTCGACGACTGCGCGGCGGCGGCGCTCGCCGAACTCCCCGAGGAGACGGAGATCGGCCGCAACGCCCGCCACGCGCTGGACCTCGCCCAACGGCACCGGAAGGAAGGCACGTTCGCCCTCATCCCCCTCCTCGAACACCAGATCGTCGACCACGTCTACAGCTATGGCATCGCGGCCGCCGAGACCGTCCCCGTGGCCCTGGCGCTCGCCACCGCCGCCCGCGGCCGGATCGCCGAGGCCGTCCCCGCCGCCGCCTGCCTCTCCCGGGTCGCCGACTCCGCCCCGGCCCTCGCCGGCGCCCTGACCGGCGCGCTCGGCGGCGGCGCCGCGATCCCCGACACCTGGCGGGAAGCCTGCCGCACCCTCTCCGGCTGCGCCCTCCCCCGCCTCACGGGCACCGACCTCGTACACCTCGCCGAACTGCTCGCTGCGACAGAACTCGCCACGCCCGATGGGTGA
- a CDS encoding ADP-ribosylglycohydrolase family protein has protein sequence MTRLRLTWVQPEDLLGHELHQASQDGREPSAIAARWRTAGGPPAPLRAGASPRPASRYLRQLAEDLLDELADLPSGLADAEPTELNRIRALCPAWPDPAAQSAGSRAAGPAPVPKRDGTLSPPVSTPPGAPGAEPPASGRGGLGEENPPTPATHLARLEAAWLGRAAGCLLGKPVEKLPLTAIRHLAQATGNWPLTTWFTARGVPAELLDAHPWNRRSAQTSLAENIDGMPEDDDLNYPLLNLLLLQRHGPGFTTTDVARLWLDELPAGRTFTAERIAYRNLLTGIDPPHTARHRNPFREWIGALIRADVHGWTNPGDPAAAAEQAHRDATLTHTANGVYAAMYIAATIAEAATGTHDIHHCLRTGLTVVPPNSRLARAVAHALRLARDHTDFDTVVDELHTTYADHHWVHAIPNTALLTAALTHADGDFTASICRAVSGGWDTDSNGATAGSIAGILAGAPQKLPDHWTTPLKNRLSTSIADFNGIGFDALARLTFRESLHS, from the coding sequence GTGACCCGGCTGCGCCTCACCTGGGTCCAGCCGGAGGACCTGCTGGGCCACGAACTCCACCAGGCGTCCCAGGACGGCCGCGAGCCCTCGGCGATCGCAGCCCGCTGGCGGACGGCGGGCGGCCCCCCGGCCCCCCTCCGCGCCGGCGCGTCCCCCCGCCCGGCCTCCCGCTACCTCCGCCAGCTGGCCGAGGACCTGCTGGACGAACTGGCGGACCTGCCGAGCGGGTTGGCGGACGCCGAGCCGACGGAACTGAACAGGATCCGGGCACTGTGCCCAGCCTGGCCGGACCCCGCTGCTCAGTCCGCGGGCAGTCGTGCAGCCGGGCCGGCTCCCGTCCCGAAGAGAGACGGCACCTTGTCACCGCCGGTGAGCACGCCCCCCGGGGCCCCGGGGGCGGAGCCCCCGGCTTCGGGAAGGGGTGGGCTCGGCGAAGAGAACCCACCCACCCCAGCCACCCACCTCGCGCGCCTGGAAGCCGCCTGGCTGGGCCGAGCCGCAGGCTGCCTCCTCGGCAAACCCGTGGAAAAACTCCCCCTCACCGCCATCCGCCACCTCGCCCAGGCCACCGGCAACTGGCCCCTCACCACCTGGTTCACCGCCCGAGGCGTCCCCGCGGAGCTCCTGGACGCCCACCCCTGGAACCGCCGCTCGGCACAGACCTCCCTCGCCGAGAACATCGACGGCATGCCCGAGGACGACGACCTCAACTACCCCCTCCTCAACCTCCTCCTCCTCCAACGCCACGGCCCCGGCTTCACCACCACGGACGTGGCCCGCCTCTGGCTGGACGAGCTCCCCGCCGGCCGCACCTTCACCGCCGAACGCATCGCCTACCGCAACCTCCTCACCGGCATCGACCCCCCGCACACCGCCCGCCACCGCAACCCCTTCCGCGAATGGATCGGCGCCTTGATCCGCGCCGACGTCCACGGCTGGACCAACCCCGGCGACCCGGCGGCCGCGGCCGAGCAGGCCCACAGGGACGCCACGCTCACCCACACCGCCAACGGCGTCTACGCGGCGATGTACATCGCCGCCACCATCGCCGAGGCGGCCACCGGCACCCACGACATCCACCACTGCCTGCGCACCGGCCTGACCGTCGTCCCCCCGAACTCCCGCCTGGCCAGGGCCGTCGCCCACGCCCTCCGGCTCGCCCGCGACCACACCGACTTCGACACGGTCGTCGACGAACTCCACACCACCTACGCCGACCACCACTGGGTCCACGCCATCCCCAACACGGCCCTGCTCACCGCCGCCCTCACCCACGCCGACGGCGACTTCACGGCCTCCATCTGCCGCGCGGTGTCGGGCGGTTGGGACACCGACTCCAACGGCGCGACGGCGGGCAGCATCGCGGGCATCCTCGCCGGCGCCCCGCAGAAACTCCCGGACCACTGGACGACACCCCTGAAGAACCGCCTGTCCACCTCGATCGCCGACTTCAACGGCATCGGCTTCGACGCGCTGGCCCGACTCACCTTCCGGGAGAGCCTCCACTCATGA
- a CDS encoding ADP-ribosylglycohydrolase family protein has product MTGALVGAAVGDALGGPVEGYSPDQIAERHGGRVHGVVGPWNGDDWRTARPIAPYHKGDGHVTDDTLMTHALVRVYDRVRDHLDAYAIAEHLVPDMMTTPRWIPELEAEALPLHRVFLAEKWLVARLHYGHIDPREAGTGNIVNCGAAMYMAPVGLVNAANPAGAYAEALDLAGAHQSSYGREAAGVFAAAVAAACVPGATAESVIETCVALAKDGTRAAIETVCEVASRYSDFESALRPLREAVAAYDTVGPDYRAPSLGARRPSRVHAIEELPIALGMLLVARGDYRHAVLGSVNYGRDCDSIATMSGAVAGALGSEIPADWAKTVAEASRLDLHAPAATLTEVAREIHAQDVARRRAHEAAFTTLAASR; this is encoded by the coding sequence ATCACCGGCGCCCTCGTCGGGGCCGCCGTCGGCGACGCGCTCGGCGGCCCCGTCGAGGGCTACTCCCCCGACCAGATCGCCGAGCGCCACGGCGGCCGCGTCCACGGCGTCGTCGGCCCCTGGAACGGCGACGACTGGCGCACGGCCCGCCCCATCGCCCCGTACCACAAGGGCGACGGCCACGTCACCGACGACACGTTGATGACCCATGCGCTGGTACGGGTCTACGACCGCGTCCGCGACCACCTGGACGCGTACGCGATCGCCGAGCACCTGGTGCCGGACATGATGACGACCCCGCGCTGGATCCCGGAGCTGGAGGCGGAAGCCCTCCCCCTGCACCGGGTGTTCCTCGCCGAGAAGTGGCTCGTGGCCCGTCTCCACTACGGCCACATCGACCCCCGCGAGGCCGGCACCGGAAACATCGTCAACTGCGGCGCCGCGATGTACATGGCCCCGGTCGGCCTGGTCAACGCGGCCAACCCGGCGGGCGCGTACGCCGAGGCCCTCGACCTCGCGGGCGCCCACCAGTCGTCGTACGGCAGGGAGGCGGCCGGTGTCTTCGCGGCGGCGGTGGCGGCGGCGTGCGTGCCGGGGGCGACGGCGGAGTCGGTGATCGAGACCTGCGTGGCGCTGGCGAAGGACGGCACGCGCGCGGCGATCGAGACGGTGTGCGAAGTGGCGTCCCGCTACTCGGACTTCGAGTCGGCACTGCGGCCGCTCCGCGAGGCGGTGGCGGCGTACGACACGGTGGGCCCCGACTACCGAGCCCCGTCGCTGGGCGCCCGCCGCCCCTCCCGCGTCCACGCGATCGAGGAACTCCCCATCGCGTTGGGCATGTTGCTGGTGGCCCGCGGCGACTACCGCCACGCGGTCCTCGGCTCGGTGAACTACGGCCGCGACTGCGACTCCATCGCCACGATGTCCGGCGCCGTCGCGGGCGCGCTGGGCTCGGAGATCCCGGCGGACTGGGCGAAGACGGTGGCGGAGGCGAGCCGCCTCGACCTGCACGCCCCGGCGGCGACCCTGACGGAGGTCGCCCGCGAGATCCACGCACAGGACGTGGCCCGCCGCCGGGCCCACGAGGCGGCTTTCACCACCCTGGCGGCCTCCCGGTGA
- a CDS encoding CaiB/BaiF CoA transferase family protein: protein MTQVYDPPLTHLRVLDLATLFAGPLAATMLGDFGAEVIKVEHPTKPDPSRGHGPSKDGVGLWWKLLARNKRTLTLNLSTPGGRDTLLRLATTADVVIENFRPGTLEKWGLGWKELSAANPRLVLARVTGFGQFGPYSHRPGFGTLAEAMSGFAAITGEPDAPPVLPPFGLADSIAGLTTAYAVLAALTARDRTGEGQVVDMAIIEPMLMVLGPQPLWYDQLGHVQPRTGNRSANNAPRNTYRTADGTWVAVSTSAQSIAERVMRLVGRPELIDEPWFATGADRARHTDVLDEAVGAWIARHTREEVIEAFEKAEAAVAPIQDVRDVMADPQYRALDTITTVDDPDLGPLRMQNVLFRLSATPGAIRWAGRAHGADTDTILTELGLTDTDIAALREEGAL from the coding sequence ATGACTCAGGTGTACGACCCCCCGCTCACCCACCTCCGCGTCCTGGACCTCGCCACCCTCTTCGCCGGCCCCCTCGCCGCCACGATGCTCGGCGACTTCGGCGCGGAGGTCATCAAGGTCGAGCACCCCACGAAGCCGGACCCGTCCCGGGGCCACGGCCCGTCGAAGGACGGTGTGGGCCTGTGGTGGAAACTGCTGGCCCGCAACAAGCGCACACTGACGCTGAACCTCTCCACCCCCGGCGGACGCGACACCCTCCTCCGCCTCGCGACCACCGCCGATGTGGTCATCGAGAACTTCCGCCCCGGCACCCTGGAGAAGTGGGGCCTCGGCTGGAAGGAACTCTCCGCCGCGAACCCCCGCCTGGTCCTGGCCCGCGTCACCGGCTTCGGCCAGTTCGGCCCGTACTCCCACCGCCCCGGCTTCGGCACGCTCGCCGAGGCGATGAGCGGCTTCGCCGCGATCACCGGCGAACCGGACGCCCCGCCCGTCCTCCCGCCCTTCGGCCTCGCCGACTCGATCGCCGGCCTGACGACGGCGTACGCGGTGCTGGCGGCCCTGACCGCCCGCGACCGCACCGGCGAGGGCCAGGTCGTCGACATGGCCATCATCGAGCCGATGCTCATGGTCCTCGGCCCCCAGCCCCTCTGGTACGACCAGCTCGGCCACGTCCAGCCCCGCACGGGCAACCGCTCCGCGAACAACGCGCCGCGCAACACGTACCGCACCGCCGACGGCACCTGGGTCGCGGTCTCCACCTCCGCGCAGTCGATCGCGGAACGGGTGATGCGCCTGGTGGGCAGACCGGAGCTGATCGACGAACCGTGGTTCGCCACGGGCGCGGACCGGGCCCGCCACACGGACGTCCTGGACGAGGCGGTCGGCGCGTGGATCGCCCGTCACACCCGTGAGGAGGTCATCGAGGCGTTCGAGAAGGCGGAGGCCGCGGTCGCCCCCATCCAGGACGTACGGGACGTGATGGCGGACCCGCAGTACCGCGCCCTGGACACGATCACCACGGTCGACGACCCCGACCTCGGCCCGCTGCGCATGCAGAACGTCCTCTTCCGGCTCTCCGCCACCCCCGGCGCCATCCGCTGGGCGGGCCGCGCGCACGGCGCGGACACCGACACGATCCTCACCGAACTGGGCCTGACGGACACGGACATCGCGGCCCTCCGCGAGGAGGGCGCCCTGTGA